Proteins from one Ahaetulla prasina isolate Xishuangbanna chromosome 2, ASM2864084v1, whole genome shotgun sequence genomic window:
- the LOC131190735 gene encoding proteinase-activated receptor 1-like yields MTVGCCNGCKVLLTAMQTQGYCDGYSSDQIILSSKPRKLLPALIDSANGNLSDIHRKEESAILVDERYFTNLWVTHFLPVVDILVVVLGLPLNALAIHIFVTKTKLWKPAVVYMLNLAFADMLVLSILPFKISYLFSGHNWVFGSTMCQLATSTFICNMYCSVLLMTGISVDRFLALVCPMKSLSWRTARRASVICFAIWLLAIGGASPLLVFELTVWIPQMNITTCFETQNMSGSVEFFSYYLFVLSTFFFFIPLIISTACYICIIRRLFMSRFMVQRGRKRRAIFLSGIVLCTFFLCFGPANILLLMQFFFPSEQLQSIFFAHMISLSLSVLNCCLDPLIYYYASSECQRQVWSVLCSRKLLLVGKVSQTSSNIAPSPKGLDPSFPI; encoded by the exons ATGACtgtaggatgctgcaatggttgtaaagttCTGCTAACTGCAATGCAAACACAGGGATACTGTgacggtt atTCATCAGATCAAATTATTCTTTCATCTAAGCCTAGGAAACTTTTGCCAGCTTTAATCGATTCTGCAAATGGGAATCTGTCAGACATCCACCGTAAAGAAGAAAGTGCCATTTTAGTTGATGAAAGATATTTCACTAATCTATGGGTGACCCACTTTCTCCCTGTGGTCGACATTCTTGTGGTTGTTCTGGGTCTTCCCTTAAATGCTTTGGCGATTCATATTTTTGTGACGAAGACGAAGCTTTGGAAGCCGGCTGTGGTGTATATGCTCAATCTGGCTTTTGCAGATATGCTTGTGCTGagcattctgccttttaaaatatcatACCTTTTTAGTGGACACAACTGGGTCTTTGGGTCTACTATGTGCCAATTGGCCACTTCTACTTTCATCTGCAACATGTACTGCTCTGTTCTGCTGATGACAGGGATCAGCGTCGATCGTTTCTTGGCTTTGGTTTGCCCCATGAAGTCTCTGTCCTGGCGCACAGCAAGACGGGCCTCTGTGATCTGTTTTGCCATCTGGCTGCTCGCCATAGGAGGGGCGAGCCCACTGCTGGTCTTTGAGCTCACCGTGTGGATACCTCAGATGAACATTACCACTTGCTTTGAGACGCAAAACATGTCTGGTTCTGTGGAATTCTTCAGCTATTACTTATTCGTCttatctactttcttctttttcatccCGTTAATAATCTCTACCGCTTGTTATATATGCATTATAAGGCGACTATTTATGTCCAGGTTTATGGTGCAGCGAGGGAGGAAGAGACGTGCAATCTTCTTGTCCGGCATTGTCTTGTGCaccttctttctttgttttggtCCCGCCAATATCCTGCTATTAATGCAATTCTTTTTTCCGTCTGAACAGCTTCAAAGCATCTTTTTTGCTCACATGATCAGCCTTTCCCTGAGTGTCCTCAACTGTTGCCTCGACCCCTTAATCTACTATTATGCCTCTTCAGAATGCCAGAGGCAGGTCTGGAGTGTTTTGTGCTCCAGAAAGTTGCTTCTGGTTGGAAAAGTTAGTCAAACAAGCAGCAATATAGCACCCTCTCCCAAAGGCTTAGACCCTTCCTTTCCCATTTAG